Proteins from a genomic interval of Thunnus maccoyii chromosome 1, fThuMac1.1, whole genome shotgun sequence:
- the LOC121897112 gene encoding dynein regulatory complex subunit 4-like, with protein sequence MPPKNKGTSKKPAKAMTPTLIDGLTKEEMSKEQLEEHIVRLREELDREREERNYFQLERDKIHTFWEITERQLEEAKAERKNLDKEIEDDEGRYQVEIKVYTQKMKHLLCEHQNTISELKADGLMSAGTMQKEQARLENELHKRMGSVRVDMQKLDIEKLVNELAQKHEEEMTTTRNSCEKELAEIQAKHEKKLEMQQQELDNMRKNETSDRKDFGNSHINYLIRDYEDVFSKFHALAVDMKQDLDVNVSLKEEIQDMKVKQQEIDLRGVFQSNKNLRDLLSKVKGEAEVMEKIRFSVQTKDPNEDVRIKELTDQKREYVVLEQKLGELQQERDELYKTFTQNVEKVQHNAGLKITRLEKRMKAMTDSLEKTQAQLSSVLSAPNMDQTALGGVTNRIKEEIDSSNDSIKNLQYKKAKISKACKELLLTHEAKQRAFGVPVEELCVKPVDSSLALQRLELN encoded by the exons ATG CCACCAAAGAACAAAGGCACAAGTAAAAAGCCTGCAAAAGCAATGACTCCTACACTAATAGATGGCCTTACCAAGGAGGAGATGTCCAAGGAGCAG CTGGAAGAGCACATTGTGCGCCTTCGAGAAGAGctggatagagagagagaagagagaaactaCTTTCAGCTGGAGAGGGACAAGATCCACACCTTCTGGGAGATCACAGAAAGACAACTAGAGGAGGCCAAAGCTGAACGCAAAAACTTGGATAAGGAAATAGAGGATGATGAAGGGCGCTACCAAGTAGAGATCAAG GTGTATACGCAGAAGATGAAGCACCTCCTGTGTGAACACCAGAACACCATCTCTGAACTGAAAGCAGATGGTTTAATGTCCGCTGGCACGATGCAGAAAGAGCAAGCACGACTAGAGAATGAGCTTCACAAGAGAATGGGGAGCGTCAGGGTGGACATGCAGAAACTCGACATTGAAAAGCTTGTCAATGAGCTCGCACAG aaacatgaagaagaaatgaCTACAACAAGGAACAGCTGCGAGAAGGAGCTCGCAG AAATTCAGGCCAAGCATGAGAAAAAGCTGGAGATGCAGCAACAAGAGCTGGACAACATGAGGAAAAATGAAACCAGTGATAGAAAAGATTTTGGGAACAGCCACATCAACTATCTCATCAGAGACTATGAAGATGTTTTCAGTAAATTTCATGCACTCGCAGTAGACATGAAACAGGATTTGGATGTAAATGTTTCACTGAAg GAAGAGATTCAAGACATGAAGGTGAAACAACAGGAAATCGACCTGCGAGGTGTTTTTCAGAGTAACAAGAATCTCCGTGATCTTCTCTCAAAAGTCAAGGGGGAAGCTGAAGTCATGGAAAAGATTAGATTCTCTGTGCAGACAAAG GATCCCAATGAAGATGTCAGAATAAAGGAGCTGACTGATCAGAAAAGGGAATATGTGGTACTGGAACAGAAATTAGGCGAG CTTCAGCAGGAAAGGGACGAGCTGTATAAGACATTCACTCAGAACGTTGAGAAGGTGCAGCATAATGCAGGTTTGAAGATCACACGGCTGGAAAAGAGAATGAAAGCCATGACAGACAGCCTGGAGAAGACGCAGGCTCAGCTCTCCTCAGTGCTCTCTGCCCCTAATATGGACCAAACTGCCCTTGGTGGGGTCACAAACAGAATTAAG GAAGAAATTGACTCCAGCAATGATTCCATTAAGAACTTACAGtataaaaaagcaaagatttccAAG GCCTGTAAGGAACTGCTGCTGACCCACGAGGCAAAGCAGAGAGCGTTTGGAGTCCCTGTGGAGGAGCTCTGTGTAAAGCCTGTTGACAGCAGTCTTGCTTTACAGCGTCTggaactaaactaa
- the LOC121894481 gene encoding transcription factor E2F4-like has protein sequence MDPEGNPHSPDGETAMSDQNPKYQRCQRSLNVLTTRFVRLLQEAQGGVLDLKYAVRVLAVGQKRRIYDITNVLEGIGLIVKISKSTVKWIGALPGENALELSNRLLVLKSELEDLEEKECMLDQQKMWVEQSIRNTTEDCSTLTYVNHEDICNCFRGHTLLAVRAPSGTQLDVPIPKAVQNSPAKFQIHLKSINGPVDVILLNKHSISSAPVVLPVPPPEEILRDAKLAMSTTDETESNTAPCQPAAYAKRNTKSRQTALEDKQALQSSSLMNAAPNRTDASALRSLSKEMEDLLDPNKEIMNADLITELMASEVFSPLLRLSPPPTEQEYVYNLDDSEGLCDLFDIPLLNV, from the exons ATGGATCCTGAAGGAAACCCACACAGTCCAGATGGAGAGACTGCCATGTCAGACCAGAACCCCAAATACCAGAGATGTCAGAGGAGCCTAAATGTGCTCACCACGAGGTTTGTCAGGTTGTTACAAGAAGCTCAAGGCGGTGTGTTGGACCTCAAATAT GCTGTCAGAGTCTTGGCTGTTGGACAGAAAAGGAGAATCTACGACATCACAAATGTGCTAGAGGGCATTGGTCTGATTGTGAAAATTTCCAAAAGCACTGTAAAGTGGAT tGGTGCTTTGCCGGGAGAAAATGCACTGGAGTTATCCAACAGACTGTTAGTTTTAAAGTCTGAGCTGGAGGACTTGGAGGAGAAGGAATGTATGTTGGACCAGCAGAAAATGTGGGTCGAACAGAGCATCAGGAACACAACAGAAGACTGCAGCAC TCTCACCTATGTGAATCATGAGGATATCTGCAACTGCTTCAGAG GCCACACTCTTCTGGCAGTACGCGCACCTTCTGGCACACAGCTAGATGTTCCCATACCCAAAGCT GTCCAGAACAGCCCGGCAAAGTTTCAGATCCATCTGAAAAGCATCAATGGACCCGTAGACGTCATACTTCTTAACAAACACTCTATCAGCTCTGCCCCTGTTGTCTTGCCAGTCCCACCACCTGAAGAAATTTTACGGGATGCCAAGTTAGCCATGTCTACAACAGATGAGACAGAGAGCAACACTGCACCTTGTCAGCCTGCAGCTTACGCCAAACGCAACACTAAATCAAGACAGACGGCCTTGGAGGACAAACAGGCTCTTCAGTCATCATCCTTAATGAACGCAGCACCTAACAGAACTGATGCATCTGCAT TGCGAAGTTTATCAAAGGAAATGGAAGACTTACTAGACCCAAACAAAG AAATTATGAATGCAGATCTAATCACAGAGCTCATGGCCTCAGAAG tTTTTTCTCCGCTCCTCCGCCTGTCTCCTCCGCCTACTGAACAGGAGTACGTCTATAATCTGGATGACAGTGAAGGCCTGTGTGACCTCTTTGACATCCCTCTTCTGAATGTTTGA
- the si:ch211-122f10.4 gene encoding cathepsin A-like, whose translation MFSGGLLLVCLLAVFPLGSRAQYAPDEVTNLPGMSFKPNYRQWSGYLQARPGKFLHYWFVTSQRDPVKDPLVLWLNGGPGCSSLDGFLSENGPFHVNDNGATLYENNFSWNKIANVLYLESPAGVGYSFSDDKNYATDDDQVAEDNYRALQSFFVKFPNFTQNEFFIFGESYGGIYAPTLSLNVATGPAKINFKGFAVGNGISSFALNDQSLIYFGYYHGLFGEDLWHDLNTNCCEKGKCNFYDPSSEDCKIVVREAFNIVYESGLNEYALYLDCEGRRSSYKSYEMTMNHLFQKHRKQPHAYKFLGQVPASSSVMLGEVPPCINSTAQANWLNRGDVRKALHIPDFLPAWDICSDIVGGNYTTLYPTVKDVYLKLLSRGLRALVYNGDTDMACNFLGDQWFVEDLGLKSTTKYQTWIHEDQIAGFYQRFGNITFLTVKGAGHMVPQWAPGPAFHMFQSFITNGSY comes from the exons ATGTTTAGCGGCGGtctgctgctggtgtgtttgCTGGCCGTGTTTCCGCTCGGCTCGCGGGCTCAGTATGCTCCTGATGAGGTGACTAACCTGCCAGGTATGTCGTTCAAACCCAACTACCGCCAGTGGTCGGGGTACCTGCAGGCGCGGCCGGGCAAGTTTCTACATTATTG GTTTGTGACCTCTCAGCGGGACCCAGTCAAAGACCCGCTGGTGCTCTGGCTGAATGGAGGCCCAGGCTGCAGCTCACTGGATGGATTCCTGTCAGAGAACGGACCCTTTCAC GTAAATGATAACGGAGCTACACTGTATGAGAACAATTTCAGCTGGAACAAGATTGCCAATGTGCTGTATCTAGAATCTCCTGCAGGAGTTGGTTATTCCTTCTCCGATGACAAAAATTATGCCACCGATGATGACCAG GTTGCTGAGGATAATTACAGAGCCTTGCAGAGTTTCTTTGTCAAATTCCCAAACTTCACTCAGAATGAGTTCTTCATATTTGGGGAAAGTTATGGGGGAATTTACGCACCAACCCTCAGCCTGAACGTGGCAACAGGCCCCGCAAAAATCAACTTCAAG ggCTTTGCAGTGGGAAATGGTATCAGCAGCTTCGCTCTCAATGACCAAAGTTTGATCTACTTCGGTTACTATCACGGCCTCTTTGGAGAAGA CTTATGGCATGATCTGAACACGAACTGCTGTGAGAAGGGGAAGTGTAATTTCTACGACCCCAGTTCAGAGGACTGCAAGATAGTG GTGCGTGAGGCCTTTAATATCGTGTATGAGAGCGGACTTAACGAGTATGCACTTTACTTGGATTGTGAGGGTCGCAGAAGTTCCTACAAAAGCTATGAGATGACCATGAATCATCTGTTTCAGAAGCACAGGAAACAGCCACACGCCTACAAG TTCTTAGGTCAAGTGCCTGCCTCGTCCTCTGTGATGCTGGGTGAAGTCCCTCCCTGCATCAACAGTACAGCTCAGGCAAACTGGCTGAACAGAGGCGACGTGAGGAAAGCTTTACACATTCCAGATTTTCTGCCCGCATgggacatctgcag TGACATTGTTGGAGGGAATTACACCACCCTCTACCCAACAGTGAAGgacgtttatctgaagctgCTCTCTCGGGGCCTTCGAGCACTCGTCTACAACGGAGACACCGACATGGCCTGCAACTTCCTGGGGGACCAATGGTTTGTGGAGGACCTCGGCCTGAAG TCAACTACCAAGTACCAGACCTGGATTCATGAGGACCAGATTGCTGGTTTCTACCAACGGTTTGGAAACATCACTTTCCTGACAGTCAAG GGTGCGGGTCACATGGTTCCACAGTGGGCTCCTGGTCCAGCTTTCCACATGTTCCAGTCATTCATAACAAATGGCTCCTACTGA
- the slc38a7 gene encoding putative sodium-coupled neutral amino acid transporter 7, translated as MAINTDVEDWGAVGSNDSGERAWLLQSPSVDSVQHIETDRRRSGGVSSMGAVFIVVNAALGAGLLNFPAAFNMAGGVMAGVMLQMFMLIFIISGLVILGYCSQVCNESTYQEVVRATCGKVTGVICEVAIAVYTFGTCIAFFIVIGDQLDRLIAAVAHETDGMVSGYWYMDRKFTIVVTAVLVILPLSIPKEISFQKYASALSVMGTWYVTIVVIVKYIWPDQEVTPGYIPTSSASWTAVFNAMPTICFGFQCHVSCVPVFNSMSRKEIKPWGVVVTFSMIICLFVYTGTGVCGFLTFGSNVSQDVLMSYPPNDIAVAIARAFIVICVITSYPILHFCGRAVIEGLWLRFQGEQVEVCVRREQRRRILQTLVWFVVTLVLALFIPDIGRVISLIGGLAACFIFVFPGLCLMQAKLSETDNRSASWHGLVVFGVVMVTIGAFIFGLTTTNSIYQDVVS; from the exons ATGGCCATTAACACTGATGTTGAGGACTGGGGTGCAGTGGGGAGTAATGATTCGGGAGAGCGGGCGTGGCTCTTACAGAGCCCCAGTGTGGATTCTGTCCAGCATATTGAGAcggacaggaggaggagcgggGGCGTGTCATCTATGGGAGCTGTCTTCATCGTGGTGAACGCAGCATTGGGGGCAGGTCTACTCAATTTCCCAGCAGCCTTCAATATGGCAGGAGGAGTGATGGCAGGAGTGATGCTTCAAATG TTTATGCTGATCTTCATCATCAGTGGACTGGTGATTCTGGGCTACTGCTCTCAG GTCTGTAACGAGAGCACCTATCAGGAGGTTGTTCGAGCAACTTGCGGGAAAGTGACCGGAGTCATATGTGAAGTAGCTATCGCTGTGTACACCTTTGGCACTTGCATCGCTTTCTTTATTGTCATCGGAGACCAGCTGGATCGCT tgaTAGCCGCAGTGGCTCATGAAACAGATGGCATGGTCAGTGGCTACTGGTACATGGACCGCAAATTCACCATTGTTGTTACTGCAGTCCTGGttattcttcctctctccatccccaAAGAGATCAGCTTTCAGAAATACGCCAG CGCACTGAGTGTGATGGGAACCTGGTATGTTACCATAGTGGTGATTGTTAAGTACATCTGGCCTGATCAAGAGGTGACTCCAGGCTATATTCCCACCAG TTCTGCTTCCTGGACTGCAGTTTTCAATGCAATGCCAACCATATGCTTTGGTTTCCAG TGTCATGTCAGCTGTGTTCCGGTGTTCAACAGCATGAGCAGGAAGGAGATCAAACCGTGGGGAGTCGTCGTCACTTTTAGCATGATAATCTGCCTCTTCGTTTACACAGGAACAG GTGTCTGTGGCTTCCTGACATTCGGCTCCAATGTCAGCCAGGATGTGCTGATGTCATACCCTCCCAATGATATCGCTGTGGCCATCGCAAGAGCTTTCATCGTCATCTGTGTGATCACCTCATACcccattttacatttctgtggcAG GGCAGTTATCGAGGGACTGTGGCTGCGTTTCCAGGGCGAGCAGGTGGAGGTGTGTGTACGCCGTGAGCAGAGGCGGAGGATCCTGCAGACGCTGGTGTGGTTTGTTGTCACGCTTGTCCTCGCTCTCTTCATCCCAGATATCGGTCGGGTCATCTCACTGATTGGAGGATTGGCAGCctgctttatttttgtctttccag GCTTATGTTTGATGCAAGCCAAACTGTCAGAGACAGACAACCGATCTGCCAG CTGGCATGGATTGGTGGTCTTCggtgttgtcatggttacaatcGGAGCTTTCATCTTTGGCCTCACCACGACCAATTCCATCTATCAAGATGTCGTCAGCTAA